Genomic window (Rosa chinensis cultivar Old Blush chromosome 6, RchiOBHm-V2, whole genome shotgun sequence):
TTATTAAACTACGAAGAAGcaaactaaaaataaatatcaccaaataaacaaaaatgaaactAAAATCTGGGATcaactatgaaaaagaaaatgttggaaTTCAGATGTTAAGGAGATTCCCCTCCTGAAAATATATGTACTCTGAACTATATTTCCCCTCCTGAAATTGTGCTTGTTGGCCACAGGTTCTTctctttttatattttaattgttgttgAAGTTCACAtagcagaaaaaaaaatgtcaaggAGATTCACTCTATAGAAGTTCTTTGACCATCCTTTTGACAAAAGATTCCAAGCTAAGATGCATTGGCAATCAACTTCCATCCTCTCTTTCTCATTCCACACTTCTTGACATGATTTGCGCGCATACATGTGGGTTAATTTGGAATAGTGTGCTACTTGTTAAGACAAGTAGACAACAAATATGTCAAAAACTAAACTAGCAGTCTATTAAATTTGAGTGGATCAAATTTCACACTATCTTATACCTATTGTTGAGCTAGGAACATTGCTTGTTCTTGAGAAGGGTCCCCTCCTAGAGGTGCATTTGAAGAATGAGAGTGGCCTTCAGTCTTGTCCATCTCTCTTGAGTTTGGTTAATCAATGGTTGAAGGATTTTTGGTACTGCATAATTCAATTAACGTTGCTATCTGCTAGGAGAAGGACATCTGTTGCAACTGCATGTGCGTCTTCTGGGTATAGTCCAGTGAATAATACAAGTCTGGGGGTCGGAAACCATAAGAATTTTCAATCATGTTATGTACAACATCTGAACCTTGAAGACCATTCAATTATCAGGAAGCCCAATTTGGCTATTTGTGATTCTCACTATTTTGGTCATGTATCACAAACTCTGTTTGGGATATTAGAATTCTATCTGCAGAATCACTTTCATGGATCACCTTGTTGACTACTTTTATATCCTCTAAAGCAAAGTGAAGTTGTGAAACTCTTGATTAGTTGATTAATATATAGCTAGCTGCAAGCAGTTGAATACCtaaacaatttgatcagcaaAGACGAAGTATGACCAGGACCTAAGGCACTGATCTAAGAATTTCCATTTTTCCTTGGAGAAGGAATATTCAATACTGTGTGTTATCATAATTTTATATATGTACAGATGAAAAGCATGTCATTAACAAGGctgcatatatatatgagtATACCAGCAGCTATGGCAATAACAAATTTTATAGAATTCATGTTGGACTTAATAAAAAAACATAAGATTATACCATTACCAACAACAACCTAACTTTTCTATTAAGAAGCGTCATTAGGATAATGGGGAAAGATGAGATCATTAGAGTATTATGAAAAGGGGAGTTAGAGAATGTGGAGTAGATTAGTCAAAAAGGGAAAAGCTGATGAGTAGTGGATTAGCTTTACTGCATTTCTAGTGAACACAACGGTTATGGTAGTAGCTCAATGGAAACGTTAGGAAGTAAAGCAGGTTTGAGCTTTAAGTCTTTAACCCTTTTATATTTTTCCGGTCTGGTCTGAGCTTTAAGCTACCAACCCCTCAATAATCCAATTGATCTTAATAAACTGTAGTTTTTCTGAGCATACCAGTAAAAATACCGATTCCCATAGTACTAAAAAATATCCTGTTGCCTGCCCATGTTGCACTGACTTTTCAATAGTACAATTTAAATTGCATCTGTCATAGATGTCATAAAATGTGTCAATAATTTCTCTGTCATACCAAACACTAGTACTTACTACTTAAGAaaccagaccaaaaaaaaaaaaaaaaccaggaaagtcaaaaattcataatatttTATGTTTTCCCATACTAGTAATTCAATAGTTTTTCCCAAAATTTAAAATTCTTAGATTGCTTCTTATGACGTTTTGCACGCTTTAAAGAGTTCTCGCCATTCTAATAAATACTCTGTTTTATACAATTAATCTTGTGGCACATGCACTGACGTTTATTCAACAAAATCTCATGGAATTTTGAGAGTTTTTTCTCTACAATGTGCAACAAGCTCTAGACTAAAtaagagaaaaccaaaatatGGGAGGGCCTCCGACACTTGCGGAGCGACCCCGGAAGACGAAACCTAAGTTTCGTGATGGCGGTGGGGACTCTCGTACTCTCCAGACCGAGCAGTGGCAGGACGACGGCGGAGTAGGCTTGGAGAGATGGTGGTTTCTCCTACAGCGACGTCGGGGCCTCGACCAAGACTTTCGGAGACTCCGGTTGAAGCGTTTGTCAGTTGAGGATGTTTTTGTGAACAAGGTTGGGCGAATCGAGTCGGAGCGGCGACGGTGGGGTCGATGCCTGCAGTTCTGGGGGCGATTGGGCTCTGCGTCAGCGTGGCAGCATGTTTCGTTTCCTTCAGTGGTGCCGGATTGGGCCGGCGTGGTTTGCTTCCTCGGATTAGGCCATGGTGGTTCGGCGCGCTTCGTGGAGGCACCGCGATGGGTCTCGATAGCACCTGGGCTGGTGCCAGCGGTGATTGGTCGTCTGAAGGTCAGGGCGGCGAAAGATGGGCAGGAAGCAGTCCCTGAAAATTCCGCGGAAACCCAACTAGGGTTGATTACCGGTTTGATTAGACTGTTTTCTGGGCCACATGTGATTGGACCTAGGGCAATGACTGGGCCGAAGGTAGCAATTGGGCTTTTTTGGCTCATATCTGAAAATGGGGGCTATTTACTGCAGATCCCCAACGAGAGCCCGAGGAGCAACCTGATGCTGAGGTTGTTGGCTACTGAGGAGACTGAAGAAGGTGCTGGTTCCAACCCTATGGGGGAGGGACTCGCGCTTTTTTAAGTCCTCCAAGCTTTTAGATATTCTGGACTCAAGCCTTTTGAAGGAGGGGTAATTTCTATAGGCTTTTCTAagacgtttctagttgatatttgtaccacaattgcgtgactgacagattagactagatgaatatttCTCCCTTAGAGAGTGAGACTACTCTTGCTTAGCTTAGGCTTGCTGTTCAGCGAGCATCCCTTAGATCTTAATGAGTTTAGagtggcttagataggttatccGATTTGTCTCGggttttcttatgtaagttctgttagactctggcctgtttttATGGCTTTGATATTTAATAACATCAtatcctttttcaaaaaaagcTCTAgactaaataataaaatataataataataatacgaAGTAAGAACGATATATATTTGATTGATCGACAATGACCATAACTGTGCAACAAGCTTTATTGAAGGAAGAAGACAAACTAGACTACAAGAGCAGTTCTACTGCTACAGAAAACACATAAGAAACCAGACAAACAAAAAAGCGTCAAGAATAAAAAGGGGCTCAGCTAAAATCATGCAAAAATTACAAAGGGACAATTTCCCAAATCCTCCTccagcaaaagaaagaaaaattaaaaaccccAAAAAGCCAGTACATAATTAAGGATCAAATTTCCATGTGAACACTCATGAGAGAGGTTGATTAAGTTCCTCTGCAACCTGATATGGGCTCCAACTCACTTGGTTGTCCCTTGTTCAATAGCAGAACCTAGATTCCTCTTCCTCCCCTCTTCCTCATATCCAAGAAAatagtttaccaaaaattttacCCAGTCTCAGACTTGCCAGTGACCCACAACCAGTGCTCTTTTGTTGTCATTACCCTCTTTGGCTAAGTTTCAATTCCTTCATCATTATCAACTGCTCAGAAATTCACACCATCCTCTTTTGCTACCAAACTGCATTATTCATAGTCCTTCAAGCAATTTAAACCCAGCTAGCTTCACTTTAATCCTCAGATTTGGTGACCCAAAACAACATCTTGTAGTTGGtcaccatcttcttcctctgtcTTTATCACATTCACAACCCTTTTTGTACTCCATGAGCTTGTAGAACCCAGCATGCTCAGCCAGTTCAAGAAACCATGAGCTCCAATACCCAAAATCTCTGTTTCTGGTGGAGGCTcatctcccttttacttcttctAGTACCCTCGTTGTCTCTAAACTCAGATGGggttttcttgctttctttcAAGTACTCCATTCTCAGTGATCCACTTTCAGTCTTGGAAAGCTGGAACTATGAGGATGAAACACCTTGTTCATGGAGTGGAGTCACTTGCACCCAACTAGGAAGCCCAGGAACCATTGACATGTTCAGAGTCACAAGCTTGGTCCTCCCAAACAGTCAGCTTCTGGGTTCTATAGCTGAAGAGTTGGGAATGATTGAACACCTCGTCCATCTTGATCTTTCCAACAATTTCTTCAATGGGTCTCTGCCTAAAACCATTCTCAACGCCTCTGAACTTCAGGTGCTTTCTCTCTCAAACAATGTCATCTCCGGTGAGCTTCCTGAGTCCATCGGTGATCTCAAAAGCCTTCAGCTTCTCAACATTTCTGACAATgctttggccggaaaagtcccTCAAAATCTCACTTCTCTGCAAAACCTCACAGTGGTTTCTTTGAGAAGCAACTACTTCACTGGTAATGTCCCAACCAGGTTTAATTCCGTTGAGGTTTTAGATCTCTCTTCAAATCTACTCAATGGCTCTCTGCCTCTTGATTTTGGTGGAGACAATCTGCGGTACTTAAACATCTCTTACAACAAGATTTGGGGGAAAATACCAGCAGAGTTTGCCAGGAATATTTCAGTGAATTCAACCATTGATCTCTCCTTCAACAACTTAACCGGAGCAATCCCGGATTCGCAAGCTTTGCTCAACCAGAAAACAGAGCAGTTTGCAGGAAATGGTGAGCTTTGTGGCAAACCGTTGAAGAATCTTTGCGCAATTCCTTCGACTCTGTCTACTCCACCGAATGTGACTTCATCTTCTCCGGCTATTGCAGCCATTCCCAAAACACTCGACTCACCAGAATCAAACCCTTCTGGCGCACCAAATAGTACTCAGAACAAAACCCAAACCGGGCTAAAACCGGTCACAATCACCGGAATAGTAGTCGGAGACTTAGCCGGAATAGCCATCGTTGGGCTGGTCATCCTTTACGTCTACCAAGTCAGGAAGAAATCAAAGAACAATCCAACTTCCACTTCATCAGACCCAGAGAAGAAACCAGACATTGTCACTAAAATCGatccagctgcaacaaaaccatCCTCATGGTCATGCCTCACCATCAAAGGTGAAGAGACCTCGGAAGCAACGAGCTCAGACAGCGACCACGACGAGAAGCCAAACCATGAAACAGGGGTTGTGCATAGTCAAAACAGCGAAAACTCTCAAAAGCGTGGTGTGCTTATAACCGTGGACGGCGAACCAGAGCTTGAGCTCGAGACGTTGCTGAAGGCCTCGGCGTACGTGTTGGGTGCGAGTGGTCCGAGCATTGTGTACAAGGCGGTGCTGGAAGACAAGACGGCGCTTGCGGTGAGGAGGATCGGAGAGAGTGTGGTGGAGAAGATGAGGGATTTCGAGAACCAAGTGAGGGCCATTGCGAAGATGAGGCACCCAAATTTGGTGAGAGTTCGTGGGTTTTATTGGGGAGAAGATGAGAAGCTTGTGATATATGACTATGTCTCCAATGGCAGTCTCGCCGGAACCATTAACAGTGAGTCCCTCTTCTCCGAGCTcactctgtttcttcttttctctctgtttcttcttttcttaataTTTGCCGCGTACGTTAGTGAAATTATTagtttttgtgctaaaatacGCTTTTTCACATTATCTATGACATtgctaattttttgttttcggCAGTAAGTAAGATGAATCAAACTTAAAAACTTTTTTTGCCCAAGTAATTTATGAActtcaaataaaaattaaaatttggtAAGAAAgatttattgtaaattgaaaagTTTCTATGATACATGCACTTGCTAATTGCTATGATATATGTTCCAAATTTTTACGTCTTTTGAGTATGCTGTTGATTTAATGATGAAACAACGTAAAGTACATTAAAATTAGTCAAGTTTGATAATGTCATTCTTCTTTCTAAAGTATAAAACTTTATGTTATATTAGACACAAATATTGACTTATCGTCCTAAGTACATGGCAACAAGAGATTATTTGTGACATAGGATGATAAGATTCCATTCGCAGCAGTAATTTTTGGGAATTACTAGTTTTCAAAATGTGTTCGGAAAACAAATACTAAATGTTAAAGCAGTGGCAGCAATGTTTATTTGGTTTCAAACCTAAACTAGTAAAATTGGAAAAGGTGGGAAATATGAAATATCAAACTTTGTTTTTGTAGTCATTAAACCACTCCACTTGTCTTCACAATTTAGCAAGGGCATTgttctgtttgtttgtttatttctcGGGTCTCTGGATTTTCTGGAGGCTTGTTTTGCACTCTCCTTTATCTTCACTTAACAATTTGGTTTGTAGTCTTTTTATAAAACCCCAGAGGCCAATGTCCAGCTTTATTAGCTAATCCCACATTAAAATACAAGCTTAGCATCAGCTGATAATATTAATTAGTTTCTTAATCACCAAACCCTGTGAGATCCATCATTCACAATTTCACATACAAAAGCACGTGAACAATGAAAGAAGACGATAGTCAAGATACACGGCAATCTTTTTACTGCAAATAGCAGAAATTGGGAGCCCAGAGAATTCGTGGTACATCTTCCTCTGCGAGCTAACTGTGACTGGGATAGTGATATTCTCCTTTAGAAGAGGCTAAATTACGTCTATAGTCGCGAAAGTTTGTTTACATCTAAACTTCAGTGTTATTTTTTGCATGTTAACAGTATTATACGATGTTACAAGACGTTGGTATTTTTCTGATCGGTCATATCAACTAACCAGGTAACGTAACAGACGAAGTTTACTTGTTGTCCTCTTCAGAATTATTACTACCTACCCCATCTCCCAAACAAAACTATTCACATGTATACTTTTGCGCTGCACTTGTTTTctgggattgtagggtacatcTTTATATTGCTGGGTCTGAGGCTCTTAGCTGATTTCGCTAAATATCAATTGCTTGCgcccttgtttctttttgtacACCATCAATTTGGCATGAAAAATTTATGAGTAGGGTTCCTCATCAAATTGATTATTCCCTTATTAATTTGCAGGAAAAGCAGGTTCATCTCCTTACCATCTGCCTTTAGAAGTTCGGTTGAAGATAGCGAAAGGCATTGCCCGGGGGCTAAGCTACATCCACGAGAAGAAAAACGTGCATGGAAATATAAAACCAAGCAACATTCTTCTAAACTCCGATTTCGACCCTGTAATCAGCGATTTCGGCCTTGACAAGCTAATGTTAGGTGGCATGATCAGTCAAAAAGGTAGCGGTTCTGCCCGAGGGTATTTCGGAAGCCTAAAGTCCGCGGGGGCTCGCGAAGGTATTAATGAAATGCTACCGCCTGTTACCGGCAGCCCCATCGCCACATCCTCCTCCGCGGGAGGAGCATTGTCGCCTTATCATGCCCCGGAGTCCTTGAAGAACTTGAAGCCGAACCCCAGGTGGGACGTGTACTCTTTTGGCATAGTTTTGCTAGAGCTTCTCACGGGTAGGGTATTTACGGAAAGGGAGCTGGCGGACCAGTGGACCGCCGCTTCACTGATGGGGGAGAAGAACCGGGTTTTGGTAATGGTCGATGTGGCGATTAGGGCTGAGGTGGAGGGCAGGGAAGAtgccttgcaggcttgtttgaaGCTAGGGTTTAGTTGTGCTAGTTTTGTTCCGCAGAAAAGACCAACCATGAAAGAAGCCCTCCAGGTGCTAGAAAAAAGTATTTTTTCAAACTAATAATAATGTATTTCGAGGTGTCCCACAAAAGTGGTTTTATGTTAAAGCATTTGCTTTGTTGACTAGAATGTTTGATGAAAAGCATATGATTAATGTTATTGATATAGTTTAATAAGCTATGTAAGAAAAGCGATTGTATGTATGTTTGCgctcatttatttaattttagcttaaaatttacccacttgctccactaacagttttttaacctcatttactcaaaacactctaagggattatttcccctttacccaattaattcttttttttattctttttatttatttttgggacttttttgtcttctccttctttctcacttagagggagaagtcatcctccaccttgccggatttcagtgaccagtggccggccgccgaCTCCGGTGAAGGGAATCCGGTGACCGGTGACGGGAATTCGGAATCCGGCTACAGGACTGGTGTCGGGATTCCggtgtctgaatttattgcccctagTAAtgttattattgcctcccaatactcatattattgctcccaaaaatcatattgttgcctccaataatcatattatttccgtctagtgaattgtataaactcccaaaaccaaaatgaatacactacagacacaatggatcatattattgccccccagtaatcatattattgccccccaatatgcatattattgcctcctaataatcatattattgcctccaataatcatattatttccgtccagtgaattgtataaactcccaaaaccaaaatgaatacactacagacacaattaatcatattattgccccccagtaatcatattattgcccctcaatacacatattattgcctcctaataatcatattattgccctcaagtgaaccaaaatgaatacactaaaaacacaattgatcaatttatatgttcaattgtacacgttaacttttttttccttcaccatTCTCGGAGTTcacactataaaaaaaaaatgatctgggcaccaGATTAGAATGACTGGGGACGAAGAAACTCGATATCGGACTGGCATATCTTGAAGCTTTGGGCCGACGAGCTCGTCTCCCgcggcttcttcctccaccgcaccACCGCCgacctcaacctcaaccaccTTACGTCTTTGTCGCCGTCGGGTTCCCAAGGAAGACCCGGCCAAGATTCGGATCGAGAAACAGATCCGAGTTGACCCAAAATCCGCCGGAAAGGTTTCGTCACCTTCATCGACTCGCCGGGCGACGACTTCTGCAGCGAAGTCTTCACCGCCCTAGATCGGATTCTTGTGCTCCGACGCTCcaacgaggaggaggaggtgagagagagagagagagagagagagagagagagagagagagagagagagagagagagagagagagagagagagagagagagagagagagagagagagagagagagagagagagaattttgtaGTTTAATAATTTGATTGGGGTAAAAATGTCACTTGCGTTTAAATTTGGTAAATGGggtcaaaaaactcttagtggagcaagtaggcaatttttaggttaaaattgAGTAAGTGGTTACGGCCCCTTACTCTTTACTCTCTGTTGTCGGCTCTAGCAAGAACGTGACATAGCACACTGATATCCAGTTATTCAAGCAAAAAACCTAAAAGAAAGGATTGAGGTCATGACATCGTCACCAATTGGATATTTTAGTTGATCACCGATCACATATACATTGCagtaaatagaaatttctagtAGAAGAAGCATGGGATGGTGGGTTTTCTAAGAAGAGAGACCAAGTCAAGGGAGTTCATATGCTCTTGCAACTTTACAAGTTCATTCTTATTATCAAGGTTCAAAAAATCGCTacgcgctagtcgggcggtgggctGGGGAGGAGTGCCCATGCGCCTAgacggttttgtattttttaatttttatcttatttttatagcatatatatgatatataaagacttattatattttacaaataAGAATAATAAGAATATATCtcattatattttatattttataaagACTAATTACATTCCATAATAAGAATATATAAAGACTATTTAAAATGAGATATTTCCCAAGTTTCATAATAACCCACCATATGAACGATGGGTCCCTATTCAACCCAAACCCAGAGGCCTACATACACCAGCAAACTAAAAATCGTGCAACGGAGGCTAGGACCCAAGTTAGAATGACCCATTCCTCCTTAAGATCTCATTCCAGTTCCTCTAGCTCGTTGGGTTGACCGCAGCTCTAGATTCGCCGGCCGTCAGAGTGGCCAAGGAGCTCACTTATGTCCGATTCTCTTGTCTTCTCGCTTCAATCGACCATCATGCACAAACATCAAGCTTCaaccctctctttctcttcccttTTCACACTTTTGGTCAAGCTTGAAGCTATCTCTATCGCGATCTCAGTTTCACAATCAAACTTGATTTGATTGGTGAATTTGGGTTTCTCAGGTTTTACTATTAGCTAAATTTGTGTACTCCTTAAGTTTATGTTGGGAAATTGGATTCTTGAGTGACTGAAATGGATCTTGAAGGTGATTTTCAGATGCTTCGCTCAACCGCCCAGGCGCCTCTAGCCCGCCCAACCCCAGCCTGCCTAATCCCAGCGACTTGGCATTCCTCGAGTCGGAGAGCCACCGCCCAGCTCCTAGgtgccgcctaggcggcctgggtggccgagttttagaacactgcttATTATACTAATCAAGATTATGAGTTTCTATAAGCACGGCAGTAATTTCTGACCAAACAAAAAGGAAGGAAACGTAATAATTCTTCTTTGACTTCAAAGCAGAAAAATAAATTGAGTATCACACTGAGCTTTTGAGTATGAACGATAGTACGAGACTGTGACCTTGCCTTTTGAAGTAGTAACGATAACACTATGAAAATGAAGCTTGAATTTACATTCTTCCATGAATTGTTTAGTTGAATTTATTAGAATTAAGTAAAAAGTAATTTAGAGATTACATTGTTTccccctccttttttttttttttacaccatTACCAATTTAGGTTACTCTCTATACAAAAGAAAACACACTAAATGTTGTGCAGAAATGACAAATAGGTCTCCCAACATTTGAATCCAGCTCCTCCACCCAGAGTACAATGTGTGTTTGGTTTTAATGCAAAATGTCTCAAGATTTCAAACAGCTGTAATCTAAGCCACACTTTTTGAAACAACAATAATCAGATGTGATGTAAATTTGATGTGTTTATGACTTTAAGTCCCTTAGAAGATTAGTCCATACTATTATTGTAAGCAGGCCACCTGATTAGCTACCGTGAGGAGGGAATTGGCCGAGCTTAGTCTTAGTAGTAAGCAGGCTCTGTCACATCAACTCACATCTTGTGCCTTGCTACAGTATTATCAATGGACAAAGGCGCCAGAGGGTGCCAGCATagacaacaaaatattattCACTTCAATCATTCAACTCTATCCTTTCACTGCTTGTTCCCTCTACAAAAGGGCATCACCTTCTTCAACATTTCATTTCCGTCTCATTTCTTCTTAAACTCTTCCACATCCCTCTCCTCAACCATGAACTCCGATCTCGACCCAACTCGTAATCCATTCTCTTCTCGTTTTCCTCGTTCAAGGCTTATGCGACTTTGTCTGGATGATATGAATGCCTCTGCTCAAAGGCGGGCTCTGTTAATGCGTGGCA
Coding sequences:
- the LOC112170368 gene encoding receptor protein kinase-like protein At4g34220, with protein sequence MSSNTQNLCFWWRLISLLLLLVPSLSLNSDGVFLLSFKYSILSDPLSVLESWNYEDETPCSWSGVTCTQLGSPGTIDMFRVTSLVLPNSQLLGSIAEELGMIEHLVHLDLSNNFFNGSLPKTILNASELQVLSLSNNVISGELPESIGDLKSLQLLNISDNALAGKVPQNLTSLQNLTVVSLRSNYFTGNVPTRFNSVEVLDLSSNLLNGSLPLDFGGDNLRYLNISYNKIWGKIPAEFARNISVNSTIDLSFNNLTGAIPDSQALLNQKTEQFAGNGELCGKPLKNLCAIPSTLSTPPNVTSSSPAIAAIPKTLDSPESNPSGAPNSTQNKTQTGLKPVTITGIVVGDLAGIAIVGLVILYVYQVRKKSKNNPTSTSSDPEKKPDIVTKIDPAATKPSSWSCLTIKGEETSEATSSDSDHDEKPNHETGVVHSQNSENSQKRGVLITVDGEPELELETLLKASAYVLGASGPSIVYKAVLEDKTALAVRRIGESVVEKMRDFENQVRAIAKMRHPNLVRVRGFYWGEDEKLVIYDYVSNGSLAGTINRKAGSSPYHLPLEVRLKIAKGIARGLSYIHEKKNVHGNIKPSNILLNSDFDPVISDFGLDKLMLGGMISQKGSGSARGYFGSLKSAGAREGINEMLPPVTGSPIATSSSAGGALSPYHAPESLKNLKPNPRWDVYSFGIVLLELLTGRVFTERELADQWTAASLMGEKNRVLVMVDVAIRAEVEGREDALQACLKLGFSCASFVPQKRPTMKEALQVLEKSIFSN